Proteins encoded by one window of Salvia splendens isolate huo1 chromosome 7, SspV2, whole genome shotgun sequence:
- the LOC121741839 gene encoding endonuclease III homolog 1, chloroplastic-like: MSFPLLKNFSAIANLVSPKSFPSSSSRQMHSTRLSTAKRGTNPSAESNNPDDDPAKQVRVFVRKKRAAKTVQAIVEATKPENLDEKPCSLPEIEDFAYGKQSSFSRSNEVQPPANWEKVIEGIRKMRSSEDAPVDSMGCEKAGVSLPPKERRFAILISSLLSSQTKDQVTHGAIQRLLQNDLLSAEAINKADEGVIKELIHPVGFYSRKACNMKKVAKICLDKYDGDIPSTLEELLELPGIGPKMAHLVMNVGWNNVQGICVDTHVHRICNRLGWVSRPGTKQRTSTPEQTRESLQLWLPKEEWVPINPLLVGFGQTVCTPLRPRCGICKISDYCPSAFKETPSPSSTPTKKRALVE; this comes from the exons ATGTCGTTCCCACTTCTGAAGAACTTCTCTGCAATCGCGAATTTAGTTTCACCAAAATCCTTTCCATCTTCTTCTAGCCGCCAAATGCATTCGACTAGATTATCGACGGCAAAAAGGGGGACAAACCCGTCAGCTGAATCGAATAACCCAG ATGATGATCCAGCAAAGCAAGTTCGCGTCTTTGTAAGGAAAAAGAGAGCTGCGAAAACCGTTCAAGCTATAGTTGAAGCAACTAAGCCAGAAAATCTTGATGAAAAG CCTTGCAGCTTACCAGAAATTGAAGACTTTGCATATGGGAAACAAAGCAGTTTTTCTCGTTCGA ATGAAGTACAGCCTCCTGCCAACTGGGAAAAGGTCATTGAAGGAATTCGCAAAATGAGGTCTTCTGAAGATGCGCCTGTGGACTCGATGGGGTGTGAGAAAGCCGGCGTTTCACTTCCTCCCAAG GAAAGAAGATTTGCAATTCTCATTTCTTCTCTATTGTCAAGCCAAACGAAAGATCAAGTTACTCACG GAGCTATTCAACGGCTTCTTCAGAACGATTTGCTTTCCGCCGAAGCCATCAACAAAGCTGATGAAGGTGTCATCAAGGAACTAATTCACCCT GTCGGTTTCTATTCGAGAAAAGCATGCAACATGAAAAAAGTCGCAAAAATCTGTCTCGACAAGTATGATGGAGATATTCCCAGTACATTAGAGGAGTTGCTCGAGCTTCCCGGGATCGGCCCTAAAATGGCTCATCTG GTCATGAATGTCGGGTGGAACAATGTACAAGGAATATGCGTAGACACTCACGTGCACCGTATTTGCAATCGCCTTGGATGGGTTTCGCGTCCGGGCACTAAGCAG AGAACTTCAACGCCCGAGCAGACCAGAGAATCTTTGCAGCTATGGCTACCCAAGGAAGAATGGGTTCCCATCAATCCTCTTCTG GTAGGTTTCGGGCAGACTGTGTGCACTCCTCTTAGACCGCGTTGTGGGATATGCAAGATAAGTGATTATTGCCCGTCGGCCTTCAAAGAGACACCTAGCCCATCGTCCACACCGACGAAAAAACGAGCATTGGTAGAGTAG
- the LOC121741223 gene encoding reticulon-like protein B8 isoform X1 — MPEGITAEALMSNIMETFSDSASKNKTVSFFEEERSNSVTYRFNRLFGREKPVHHLLGGGKSADVLLWRNKKISAGVLTSATVVWVLFEWLNYNFLTLISFALILGMLAQFVWKNASGFLNRSPSKLPRLVLPEEVFVNIGKAIGSEVNHGLRFLQDVASGGNIKHFLVAIASLWAAAVIGSWFNFLTVIYIGFVAAHTLPILYERYDDQVDVFVYNVLGQLQQNYRKLNSRVLSRIPKGKVVRAKKAE, encoded by the exons ATGCCAGAGGGAATAACAGCCGAGGCTCTGATGAGCAATATCATGGAGACGTTTTCAGATAGCGCATCAAAGAACAAAACTGTGTCGTTCTTTGAAGAGGAGAGGTCGAATTCTGTAACTTATCGGTTCAACAGATTGTTTGGGCGCGAAAAGCCGGTCCACCATCTTTTAGGAGGTGGAAAAT CTGCTGACGTGCTGCTGTGGAGGAACAAGAAGATCTCAGCCGGTGTTCTAACTTCTGCCACGGTTGTTTGGGTGCTTTTCGAATGGCTGAATTACAACTTTCTTACACTCATTAGCTTCGCTCTGATTCTCGGGATGCTCGCTCAATTTGTCTGGAAGAATGCTTCCGGCTTCCTGAATAG ATCCCCGTCTAAGCTGCCTCGTCTCGTTTTGCCCGAGGAGGTCTTTGTCAACATCGGCAAGGCGATAGGATCTGAGGTGAATCATGGTTTGAGATTCTTGCAGGATGTTGCCTCTGGAGGAAACATTAAACACTTTCTAGTG GCTATTGCTAGCTTGTGGGCTGCTGCCGTAATCGGAAGCTGGTTTAATTTCTTGACAGTGATATACATCG GTTTCGTTGCTGCCCACACATTGCCCATCTTGTACGAGAGATATGATGACCAAGTTGATGTGTTCGTCTACAACGTGCTCGGGCAGCTCCAGCAgaactaccggaagctgaactcCCGCGTCCTCAGCCGAATCCCCAAGGGCAAGGTGGTGAGGGCAAAGAAGGCTGAGTAG
- the LOC121741223 gene encoding reticulon-like protein B8 isoform X2, whose translation MPEGITAEALMSNIMETFSDSASKNKTVSFFEEERSNSVTYRFNRLFGREKPVHHLLGAADVLLWRNKKISAGVLTSATVVWVLFEWLNYNFLTLISFALILGMLAQFVWKNASGFLNRSPSKLPRLVLPEEVFVNIGKAIGSEVNHGLRFLQDVASGGNIKHFLVAIASLWAAAVIGSWFNFLTVIYIGFVAAHTLPILYERYDDQVDVFVYNVLGQLQQNYRKLNSRVLSRIPKGKVVRAKKAE comes from the exons ATGCCAGAGGGAATAACAGCCGAGGCTCTGATGAGCAATATCATGGAGACGTTTTCAGATAGCGCATCAAAGAACAAAACTGTGTCGTTCTTTGAAGAGGAGAGGTCGAATTCTGTAACTTATCGGTTCAACAGATTGTTTGGGCGCGAAAAGCCGGTCCACCATCTTTTAGGAG CTGCTGACGTGCTGCTGTGGAGGAACAAGAAGATCTCAGCCGGTGTTCTAACTTCTGCCACGGTTGTTTGGGTGCTTTTCGAATGGCTGAATTACAACTTTCTTACACTCATTAGCTTCGCTCTGATTCTCGGGATGCTCGCTCAATTTGTCTGGAAGAATGCTTCCGGCTTCCTGAATAG ATCCCCGTCTAAGCTGCCTCGTCTCGTTTTGCCCGAGGAGGTCTTTGTCAACATCGGCAAGGCGATAGGATCTGAGGTGAATCATGGTTTGAGATTCTTGCAGGATGTTGCCTCTGGAGGAAACATTAAACACTTTCTAGTG GCTATTGCTAGCTTGTGGGCTGCTGCCGTAATCGGAAGCTGGTTTAATTTCTTGACAGTGATATACATCG GTTTCGTTGCTGCCCACACATTGCCCATCTTGTACGAGAGATATGATGACCAAGTTGATGTGTTCGTCTACAACGTGCTCGGGCAGCTCCAGCAgaactaccggaagctgaactcCCGCGTCCTCAGCCGAATCCCCAAGGGCAAGGTGGTGAGGGCAAAGAAGGCTGAGTAG
- the LOC121741220 gene encoding oxygen-evolving enhancer protein 2, chloroplastic-like isoform X1, with the protein MKHLHNLISITHTYKNNSLDFSHLPNQHNTLDFSQLIKKSGKNSATTISIKQPLTSRNLKKKMASSTACFLHCSCSATAARTSSRSYVLPPKPAQLICRAQKEAAPQEHDGRDAAAVSRRLALTFLIGAAALGSKASPADAAYGQSANIFGKPKTNTDFRPYSGDGFTLKVPAKWNPSGEVEYPGQVVRFEDNFDAESNLVVTVTPTDKKSIADFGPPEKFLSQVDYLLGKQAYFGQTDSEVYHLQRQPNHNPIASIKIFLHSTTKNSKIKPIKIYVQGGFDSGTVATANILETSTPTVDGKQYYFLSVLTRTADGDEGGKHQLITATVKDGKLYICKAQAGDKRWFKGARKFVESAASSFSVA; encoded by the exons atgaagcaTCTACATAACCTTATCTCtatcacacacacatacaaaaaCAATTCTCTAGACTTTTCTCATTTGCCAAATCAGCACAACACTCTAGACTTTTCTCAACTCATTAAAAAGAGTGGAAAAAACAGTGCCACCACCATTTCCATCAAGCAACCTCTCACATCCAGAAATCTCAAGAAAAAAATGGCTTCATCAACTGCTTGCTTCTTGCATTGCTCTTGCTCTGCTACAGCAGCAAGAACTTCTTCTAGAAGCTACGTGCTGCCGCCGAAGCCAGCCCAGCTGATCTGCCGGGCCCAGAAGGAGGCAGCGCCCCAAGAACACGACGGCAGAGATGCTGCCGCCGTGTCTCGGAGATTGGCTCTCACGTTCTTAATTGGTGCTGCTGCTCTTGGATCCAAAGCCTCACCTGCTGATGCTGCTTATGGCCAATCtg CCAATATTTTTGGAAAGCCAaaaacaaacacagattttAGACCATACAGTGGTGATGGTTTCACGCTCAAAGTGCCTGCAAAATGGAACCCTAGCGGCGAAGTCGAGTACCCTGGCCAAGTTGTGAGATTCGAAGACAACTTCGATGCTGAGAGCAATCTCGTCGTCACCGTTACCCCGACCGACAAGAAATCCATCGCCGATTTCGGCCCGCCTGAGAAGTTCCTCTCTCAG GTGGACTATCTCCTAGGGAAACAGGCCTACTTTGGACAAACAGATTCTGAGGTGTATCATCTTCAAAGACAACCAAATCATAATCCCATTGCTTCTATCAAAATATTTCTCCATTCCACAactaaaaattctaaaattaaaccTATAAAAATATATGTGCAGGGTGGATTTGATTCCGGTACAGTTGCAACTGCAAACATATTAGAGACGTCAACTCCGACGGTAGACGGAAAACAGTACTACTTCTTGTCAGTGCTGACGAGGACGGCTGATGGGGACGAAGGCGGGAAGCACCAGCTGATCACCGCCACTGTGAAGGACGGAAAGCTCTACATCTGCAAGGCACAAGCCGGAGACAAGCGGTGGTTCAAAGGAGCCAGGAAATTCGTGGAGAGTGCAGCGAGTTCATTCAGCGTTGCTTAA
- the LOC121741220 gene encoding oxygen-evolving enhancer protein 2, chloroplastic-like isoform X2 produces MKHLHNLISITHTYKNNSLDFSHLPNQHNTLDFSQLIKKSGKNSATTISIKQPLTSRNLKKKMASSTACFLHCSCSATAARTSSRSYVLPPKPAQLICRAQKEAAPQEHDGRDAAAVSRRLALTFLIGAAALGSKASPADAAYGQSANIFGKPKTNTDFRPYSGDGFTLKVPAKWNPSGEVEYPGQVVRFEDNFDAESNLVVTVTPTDKKSIADFGPPEKFLSQVDYLLGKQAYFGQTDSEGGFDSGTVATANILETSTPTVDGKQYYFLSVLTRTADGDEGGKHQLITATVKDGKLYICKAQAGDKRWFKGARKFVESAASSFSVA; encoded by the exons atgaagcaTCTACATAACCTTATCTCtatcacacacacatacaaaaaCAATTCTCTAGACTTTTCTCATTTGCCAAATCAGCACAACACTCTAGACTTTTCTCAACTCATTAAAAAGAGTGGAAAAAACAGTGCCACCACCATTTCCATCAAGCAACCTCTCACATCCAGAAATCTCAAGAAAAAAATGGCTTCATCAACTGCTTGCTTCTTGCATTGCTCTTGCTCTGCTACAGCAGCAAGAACTTCTTCTAGAAGCTACGTGCTGCCGCCGAAGCCAGCCCAGCTGATCTGCCGGGCCCAGAAGGAGGCAGCGCCCCAAGAACACGACGGCAGAGATGCTGCCGCCGTGTCTCGGAGATTGGCTCTCACGTTCTTAATTGGTGCTGCTGCTCTTGGATCCAAAGCCTCACCTGCTGATGCTGCTTATGGCCAATCtg CCAATATTTTTGGAAAGCCAaaaacaaacacagattttAGACCATACAGTGGTGATGGTTTCACGCTCAAAGTGCCTGCAAAATGGAACCCTAGCGGCGAAGTCGAGTACCCTGGCCAAGTTGTGAGATTCGAAGACAACTTCGATGCTGAGAGCAATCTCGTCGTCACCGTTACCCCGACCGACAAGAAATCCATCGCCGATTTCGGCCCGCCTGAGAAGTTCCTCTCTCAG GTGGACTATCTCCTAGGGAAACAGGCCTACTTTGGACAAACAGATTCTGAG GGTGGATTTGATTCCGGTACAGTTGCAACTGCAAACATATTAGAGACGTCAACTCCGACGGTAGACGGAAAACAGTACTACTTCTTGTCAGTGCTGACGAGGACGGCTGATGGGGACGAAGGCGGGAAGCACCAGCTGATCACCGCCACTGTGAAGGACGGAAAGCTCTACATCTGCAAGGCACAAGCCGGAGACAAGCGGTGGTTCAAAGGAGCCAGGAAATTCGTGGAGAGTGCAGCGAGTTCATTCAGCGTTGCTTAA
- the LOC121741222 gene encoding RNA polymerase II subunit 5-mediating protein homolog, translating to MAKKGTVMQLSSVFPEEEVQKASMRVQDTITQRRRELEKLRSFKDDNTSLINLVRKLPDETHHDIMVPFGQAAFFPGRMTNPNKFLVLLGEGYHAERSAKQTVEILKRRGEAIESQIESVNAIMEDLKLEASFFDKTAHESAEGVVEIREDYIEDEGAPSGAAPTSGNKSSVSAPPVKVDNGEGAVEDEEYARILARMAELEKEEEEAEEANGSDEDEKLQNEQDNALRRDSSDRTNQEVRSILPSTREAPLVSKGGASHGDPPARNNAVVNKDSELPQKEKKILSPFPASNTAFTGSIIEHAHNIGGNAPQQQGSARSSKPLSRFKMQRK from the exons ATGGCGAAGAAGGGGACAGTGATGCAGCTATCCTCCGTTTTTCCGGAGGAGGAGGTGCAGAAGGCGTCTATGCGGGTGCAGGACACAATCACCCAGCGCCGCCGCGAGCTAGAAAAACTCAGGAGCTTCAAGGATGACAACACCAGCTTAATCAACCTCGTTCGGAAGCTTCCCGACGAAACTCACCACGATATCATG GTTCCGTTTGGGCAGGCAGCTTTTTTCCCCGGCCGAATGACTAACCCTAATAAATTTTTG GTCCTTTTAGGGGAAGGCTACCATGCTGAGAGATCAGCCAAACAAACAGTCGAGATCTTGAAAAGACGAGGAGAGGCTATAGAGTCCCAAATTGAGTCTGTGAACGCTATAATGGAGGACTTGAAGCTTGAGGCTTCATTCTTTGATAAGACAGCCCATGAATCAGCG GAGGGTGTTGTAGAAATCAGGGAAGATTACATTGAGGACGAGGGAGCTCCTTCCGGCGCAGCACCTACATCAG GTAATAAAAGCTCTGTTTCTGCTCCTCCTGTCAAGGTGGATAATGGGGAAGGTGCAGTTGAAGATGAAGAATACGCACGTATATTAGCACGGATGGCTGAACTTGAAAAAGAGGAGGAAGAAGCTGAAGAGGCAAATGGATCCGATGAGGACGAGAAGTTACAAAATGAACAAGATAATGCCCTCAGGCGTGACTCTTCTGATCGAACCAATCAAGAAGTTAGAAGTATTCTG CCTTCAACTCGGGAGGCGCCATTGGTATCTAAAG GTGGTGCATCTCATGGAGATCCTCCAGCACGCAATAATGCTGTGGTAAACAAGGATTCCGAGCTACctcaaaaagaaaagaagatttTATCTCCTTTCCCAGCCAGCAATACA GCCTTCACTGGTTCGATCATAGAGCATGCTCATAACATCGGAGGGAATGCACCACAGCAGCAGGGCAGTGCTCGGAGCTCAAAACCCCTTTCGAGGTTTAAGATGCAGAGGAAATAG
- the LOC121742402 gene encoding fasciclin-like arabinogalactan protein 2, with protein MELRISFLLLVAAAAALSSTTTTNAHNITRMLAKHPSFSTFNHYLTVTHLAGEINRRRTITVCAVDNSGMGDLLAKHYPLPTLKNILSLHIFADYFGAKKLHQITKGSTTTSSLFQATGEAAGTSGYVNITDMKGGKVGFAPVDSDSDGPMATFVKSLEELPYDIAVIQISNTLTSPEAEAPTAAPTDLNVTSLMAKQGCQTFSDMIVSQGVQSTFSDSVQGGLTIFCPSDEALDDFRPRYKNLTAEGKSSLLLYHGVPVYNSLGMLRSSNGLMNTLATEGTKKFDFTVQNDGDDVKLKTKIVTATITGTLIDEDPLAVFKIDEVLLPKELFKAAPPAPAPKPAPKSKSKSKGAAAGGDDGVEEAGGPGPASDDLAAADENDSNYGERVRGGGVAALCFSLALGILAYIC; from the exons ATGGAGCTAAGAATCTCCTTCCTCCTCCTTGTCGCCGCCGCGGCCGCCctctcctccaccaccaccaccaacgcCCACAACATCACCCGCATGCTAGCCAAGCACCCCTCCTTCTCCACCTTCAACCACTACCTCACCGTCACCCACCTCGCCGGCGAGATCAACCGCCGCCGCACCATCACCGTCTGCGCCGTCGACAACTCCGGCATGGGCGACCTCCTCGCCAAGCACTACCCCCTCCCCACCCTCAAAAACATCCTCTCTCTCCACATCTTCGCCGACTACTTCGGCGCCAAGAAGCTCCACCAGATCACCAAgggctccaccaccacctcctccctCTTCCAGGCCACCGGCGAGGCCGCCGGCACCTCCGGCTACGTAAACATCACCGACATGAAGGGCGGCAAGGTCGGATTCGCTCCGGTCGACTCCGATTCTGACGGCCCCATGGCTACATTCGTCAAATCCCTAGAGGAATTGCCCTACGACATCGCTGTTATTCAAATCAGCAACACTCTCACCTCGCCGGAGGCCGAAGCCCCCACCGCCGCCCCTACCGACCTCAATGTCACCTCTCTCATGGCTAAACAAGGCTGCCAGACCTTCTCCGACATGATCGTCTCGCAAGGCGTCCAATCCACATTTTCCGATAGCGTTCAAGGCGGCCTCACCATCTTCTGCCCCTCCGACGAAGCTCTCGACGATTTCCGCCCTAG GTACAAAAACCTCACCGCCGAGGGGAAGTCGTCGCTGCTGCTGTACCACGGCGTGCCGGTGTACAACTCGCTCGGAATGCTGAGATCGAGCAACGGATTGATGAACACTCTCGCGACGGAGGGGACGAAGAAGTTTGACTTCACGGTGCAGAACGACGGCGACGACGTCAAGCTGAAGACGAAGATTGTGACGGCGACGATCACCGGAACTCTGATCGACGAGGATCCGCTGGCGGTGTTTAAGATCGACGAGGTGCTGCTGCCGAAGGAGCTCTTCAAGGCGGCGCCGCCTGCTCCGGCGCCGAAGCCGGCGCCGAAGTCGAAGAGCAAGAGCAAGGGCGCGGCAGCTGGTGGTGATGACGGGGTTGAGGAGGCCGGCGGTCCTGGACCTGCTTCCGACGATCTGGCGGCGGCGGATGAGAATGATAGCAATTACGGCGAGAGAGTCCGCGGCGGCGGTGTTGCGGCGCTCTGCTTCAGTTTGGCGCTGGGAATTTTGGCATACATttgttaa